The Oleidesulfovibrio alaskensis DSM 16109 genome has a segment encoding these proteins:
- a CDS encoding alkaline phosphatase family protein, translating to MSQKTQTDLHKVSHRRRMVILGLDGLSLSMAVKLCATGRFPHLSRLALAPECGTVRAELPELSPVNWTSFYTGCGPEDHGIFGFTRISPASYQMALADFSQVAVPTIFDRLGDAGYASRLVNLPNTYPVRPVKGAMTVAGFVAPELSRAVHPPFLAHRLREAGYLLEADTTRGAADLPYLLAQLRATLQSRRYALELLWPDLGWDVFTIVLTETDRLFHFFYDAVTEPDHPQHEACMVLLQEWDALIGRVLELYDALPVPGRLMALADHGFTRLITEVDINAWLRQNGYLYTQHHDGATAELDATGILPETRAFALDPGRIYLHTAQRFGRGRLTPAQAGQTMQAVTEGLLRLTYNGQPVIKAVHTADSLYSGPLRDRAPDIVCEPHDGFDLKAKFDRTEVFGFFGRTGTHTADGAFFYDSMHAAPQIMRHTGRLVLEHFGLAPVAQSGRPAATGLIHPPGNK from the coding sequence ATGTCGCAGAAAACGCAAACAGACCTGCACAAGGTTTCTCACCGGCGGCGCATGGTTATTCTGGGACTGGACGGACTGTCTTTGTCCATGGCTGTCAAACTGTGCGCCACCGGCCGCTTTCCGCACCTTTCGCGCCTTGCGCTTGCACCGGAGTGCGGCACAGTGCGGGCCGAGCTGCCGGAACTGTCTCCTGTCAACTGGACGTCTTTTTATACCGGCTGCGGGCCGGAAGATCACGGAATTTTCGGATTCACCCGCATCAGTCCAGCCAGCTATCAGATGGCACTTGCGGATTTTTCTCAGGTGGCTGTTCCCACAATTTTTGACCGGTTGGGTGATGCCGGTTATGCAAGCAGACTGGTGAACCTGCCCAACACGTATCCGGTGCGTCCGGTCAAAGGTGCCATGACGGTGGCTGGATTTGTGGCACCGGAACTATCCCGTGCCGTGCATCCGCCTTTTCTTGCGCACCGGCTGCGCGAGGCCGGATACCTGCTGGAGGCGGATACCACCCGCGGTGCTGCTGACCTGCCGTATCTGCTTGCGCAGCTGCGTGCCACACTGCAGTCGCGCAGATACGCTCTGGAGCTTTTGTGGCCGGACCTCGGCTGGGATGTGTTCACCATAGTGCTCACAGAAACAGACCGCCTTTTTCATTTCTTTTACGATGCGGTGACTGAGCCTGACCACCCGCAGCATGAAGCCTGCATGGTTTTGCTGCAGGAGTGGGACGCACTGATCGGCCGCGTGCTGGAACTGTACGACGCCCTGCCTGTTCCGGGGCGCCTGATGGCGCTGGCAGATCACGGGTTCACACGTCTGATCACAGAGGTGGACATTAACGCATGGCTGCGGCAAAACGGGTACCTGTATACACAGCATCATGACGGTGCGACGGCAGAGCTGGACGCCACGGGTATTCTGCCGGAGACCAGAGCGTTTGCGCTGGACCCGGGCCGTATCTATCTGCATACGGCACAGCGGTTCGGCAGGGGCAGGCTGACCCCCGCGCAGGCCGGACAGACCATGCAGGCCGTCACTGAAGGATTGTTGCGGCTCACATACAACGGTCAGCCGGTCATCAAGGCGGTGCACACGGCCGACAGCCTGTACAGCGGTCCCTTGCGTGACAGGGCGCCGGATATTGTCTGCGAACCGCATGACGGCTTTGATCTCAAGGCCAAGTTCGACAGGACGGAAGTTTTCGGCTTTTTCGGCAGAACGGGTACGCACACTGCGGACGGAGCTTTTTTTTACGATTCGATGCACGCGGCACCGCAGATAATGCGTCATACGGGCAGGCTGGTGCTGGAGCATTTCGGTCTGGCCCCTGTCGCACAATCAGGCCGCCCCGCGGCGACGGGGCTTATCCACCCGCCCGGCAACAAGTAA
- a CDS encoding ATP-dependent helicase: MIDYKKELNAAQYEAATTLEGPMLVIAGAGSGKTRTVVYRLANMVQQGIAASNILLLTFTRKAAQEMQHRAAQLLGQSAGMVGGVQGGTFHAFAYSILRMHKPQGYEGDLSVMDSADAAGALKHCKDTLGLGKGDRSFPKTQTVMGLLSKARNKELTVEDVLRREAFHLASYAGDLTRISDTYRAFKRRHALMDYDDLLFELERLLQSDADLLAYYRDRFRYIMVDEFQDTNLVQARLVRLLGSGHNNVMAVGDDAQSIYAFRGANVQNILDFPDMFPGTRIIKLEENYRSVQPVLDLTNAILDDAPQAFRKKLFTRREGGPTPHVLRPLSDLTQASMVTSKITELLRTYPPDEIAVLFRAGYQSYHVEMQLGKLGVKFKKYGGVRYSDAAHVKDVLSYIRLVVNPLDLPAFQRMASLVKGIGAKTCLKLYDAAQKADRSVLKKACARFPDLQHDLDMLDALRAKPLTPAGLTQAVIEHYQPRLEANYPDDYPRRQHGLEQLVQIAASYNDVDLMLSDLCLEDPATDKGEDISAVTLSTVHSAKGLEWSAVLLIDLVEDRFPSRHALNKAEDFEEERRLMYVACTRARDYLALFVPATIYDRSGGGNTPANPSPFVRDLPAHLYEDWRENFTGTLTRRQDARPVTVSAARTSGPASGGGRQAEQGGGALGNGGRPASGYCTHKIFGRGKIIQHVPPDKYRVNFPGFGLKVIMAQYLTLE; the protein is encoded by the coding sequence ATGATTGATTATAAAAAAGAACTGAACGCGGCTCAGTACGAAGCCGCCACCACCCTCGAAGGCCCCATGCTGGTCATAGCCGGAGCAGGCAGCGGCAAAACCCGCACAGTGGTGTACCGGCTGGCAAATATGGTGCAGCAGGGCATTGCCGCGTCCAATATTCTTCTGCTTACGTTCACCCGCAAGGCCGCACAGGAAATGCAGCACAGAGCGGCCCAGCTGCTGGGCCAGTCCGCGGGCATGGTGGGCGGAGTGCAGGGAGGTACGTTCCATGCCTTTGCCTATTCCATTCTGCGCATGCACAAACCGCAGGGGTACGAAGGCGATCTGTCCGTCATGGATTCCGCCGATGCCGCCGGTGCGCTGAAACACTGCAAGGATACGCTGGGACTGGGCAAAGGGGACCGGAGTTTTCCCAAAACGCAGACCGTCATGGGGCTGCTGTCCAAAGCGCGCAACAAGGAACTGACGGTGGAGGATGTCCTGCGGCGCGAAGCCTTTCACCTGGCATCCTACGCGGGCGATCTTACGCGCATCAGCGACACCTACAGGGCGTTCAAGCGCAGACATGCGCTTATGGATTATGATGACCTGCTGTTTGAGCTGGAAAGGCTGCTGCAGTCCGATGCCGACCTGCTGGCGTACTACCGCGACCGGTTCAGATATATCATGGTGGACGAATTTCAGGACACCAACCTGGTACAGGCGCGGTTGGTGCGTTTGCTGGGCAGCGGCCACAACAACGTGATGGCTGTGGGCGACGACGCGCAGTCCATCTATGCGTTCCGCGGTGCCAATGTGCAGAATATTCTTGATTTTCCTGACATGTTTCCCGGAACGCGTATCATCAAGCTGGAAGAGAATTACCGTTCGGTACAGCCTGTGCTTGATCTGACCAACGCCATTCTTGACGATGCGCCGCAGGCGTTCCGCAAAAAGCTGTTCACCCGGCGCGAAGGAGGTCCTACCCCTCATGTGCTGCGCCCGCTTTCAGACCTGACTCAGGCGTCCATGGTCACATCAAAAATAACCGAGCTGCTGCGTACATACCCGCCGGATGAAATCGCCGTGCTGTTCCGCGCCGGATACCAGTCCTACCATGTGGAGATGCAGCTGGGAAAGCTGGGCGTCAAGTTCAAGAAGTACGGCGGGGTTCGTTATTCTGACGCCGCTCATGTCAAGGACGTTCTTTCCTACATACGGCTGGTGGTCAACCCGCTGGATCTGCCGGCGTTTCAGCGGATGGCTTCGCTGGTAAAGGGCATAGGGGCAAAAACCTGCCTGAAGCTGTACGATGCGGCCCAGAAAGCGGACAGAAGTGTTTTGAAAAAGGCCTGTGCACGGTTTCCCGACCTGCAGCACGATCTGGACATGCTGGATGCACTGCGGGCAAAGCCGCTTACTCCGGCCGGTCTGACGCAGGCCGTTATTGAACATTACCAGCCGCGGCTCGAAGCCAACTATCCTGACGACTACCCCCGCAGACAGCACGGGCTGGAACAGCTTGTCCAGATTGCGGCATCGTACAACGATGTGGATCTGATGCTTTCGGACCTGTGTCTGGAGGACCCCGCAACGGACAAAGGTGAAGACATCAGCGCGGTCACGTTGTCCACCGTGCATTCCGCCAAGGGGCTGGAATGGTCGGCGGTGCTGCTCATTGATCTGGTGGAAGACCGTTTTCCCTCGCGCCATGCCCTGAACAAGGCAGAGGACTTTGAGGAAGAGCGGCGGCTTATGTATGTGGCGTGCACGCGGGCCCGTGATTATCTGGCGCTGTTTGTGCCTGCCACCATCTACGACCGCAGCGGAGGCGGCAATACACCGGCCAATCCCAGCCCCTTTGTGCGTGACCTGCCCGCCCATCTTTATGAAGACTGGCGCGAAAACTTTACCGGCACGCTTACCCGCAGGCAGGATGCCCGTCCGGTTACTGTTTCTGCCGCGCGCACGTCCGGCCCTGCGTCCGGCGGTGGCCGGCAGGCGGAACAGGGCGGCGGCGCGCTGGGCAACGGCGGCAGACCGGCTTCGGGGTATTGCACGCACAAGATTTTCGGCAGGGGCAAAATTATTCAGCATGTGCCGCCCGACAAGTACCGCGTCAATTTTCCGGGATTCGGTCTCAAGGTCATTATGGCCCAGTATCTTACTCTGGAATGA
- a CDS encoding thiamine-phosphate kinase, which translates to MSTMTSEDAFLACIDRHFCNEHPHMLRGRGDDCCELACPPRMTLSTDLFMQDTHFRLSYFSAADIGHKALAVNISDIAAAGARPLGFSMGLMVPEKQPGPHRLTGAFWDSLFDGMAQLARSHGMALTGGDLTRAGTFGLCVTVWGGPCGDAPFLRRTGCRPGDAVFLAGEAGLARTGLMALEAMGAEAAGEYPHAVAAHLRPVPLVRSGQRLAALQGARPQSRITLMDLSDGLARDLPRLFAAGEGTCGASLVLPDASLHPDVRRWAAEQGTDAAVHAFCGGEDYALLGTCAPEAVADVIEAAACDGEPVRVLGTVHGEPVVMLNGVPVTGGGFDHFSG; encoded by the coding sequence ATGAGCACCATGACTTCCGAAGATGCGTTTCTTGCCTGTATTGACAGGCACTTCTGTAACGAGCACCCGCATATGCTGCGGGGCAGAGGCGATGATTGCTGCGAACTGGCATGTCCGCCGCGTATGACGCTGAGTACAGACCTGTTCATGCAGGACACCCATTTCCGGCTGAGCTATTTTTCCGCAGCGGACATAGGGCACAAGGCGCTGGCTGTGAATATCAGCGATATTGCCGCCGCGGGCGCCCGGCCGCTGGGATTCAGCATGGGGCTTATGGTGCCGGAAAAGCAGCCGGGGCCGCACCGGCTTACCGGGGCGTTCTGGGACAGCTTGTTTGACGGCATGGCGCAGCTGGCCCGCAGTCACGGCATGGCACTGACCGGAGGCGACCTGACCCGTGCGGGTACGTTCGGCCTGTGTGTGACGGTGTGGGGCGGCCCCTGCGGCGATGCGCCTTTTTTGCGGCGCACAGGGTGCAGACCCGGCGATGCCGTTTTTCTGGCGGGCGAAGCCGGACTGGCCCGCACCGGCCTGATGGCGCTGGAAGCCATGGGGGCGGAGGCTGCCGGCGAGTATCCGCATGCTGTGGCGGCTCATCTGAGGCCGGTGCCGCTGGTGCGCAGCGGGCAGCGTCTTGCTGCTTTGCAGGGGGCACGGCCGCAGTCACGCATCACGTTGATGGATCTTTCCGACGGACTGGCCCGTGACCTGCCGCGTCTTTTTGCTGCCGGTGAAGGCACCTGCGGTGCCTCGCTGGTTCTGCCCGATGCTTCACTGCATCCAGATGTGCGCCGCTGGGCCGCAGAGCAGGGTACTGATGCCGCCGTGCATGCGTTCTGCGGCGGAGAAGATTATGCACTGCTGGGCACCTGTGCGCCCGAAGCCGTGGCCGATGTCATTGAGGCCGCGGCATGCGACGGGGAGCCCGTGCGGGTGCTGGGCACGGTACACGGCGAGCCGGTTGTCATGCTGAACGGCGTACCGGTTACCGGCGGCGGGTTTGATCATTTTTCCGGTTAA
- the tsaA gene encoding tRNA (N6-threonylcarbamoyladenosine(37)-N6)-methyltransferase TrmO — protein sequence MTAELRFIGVVRSSLKDIGDCPKQGDEGGVEAWVDIHEEYRAGLDSLRAGQGLTLLTWLHEADRSVLSVHPRGDTGRPRRGVFNTRSPARPNPVGLHEVRLTAVEDGRLKVAPLEALDGTPVIDIKTSFDQRSGTGGAASHAAPQGAAAVLRHACRTAWERGLLSGFNGNISLRIDSDTCLVTCTGSVKGDLHAEDTALVRIDSGERLAGGVPSSETAMHLAIYRSQPQAQAVVHTHPPCLLALGIRVAADELLRIPVYESDLIRRRMTSVPAHAPGSQELAQAAGEAARTHEAVYMERHGLVCWAGTVRQALALSEEIEHLAGMHLHASGI from the coding sequence ATGACGGCAGAACTGCGCTTTATAGGTGTTGTCCGTTCTTCTCTTAAAGATATCGGCGATTGCCCCAAACAGGGGGATGAAGGCGGCGTGGAGGCATGGGTGGACATCCATGAAGAGTACCGCGCCGGACTTGATTCGCTGCGGGCGGGGCAGGGGCTGACGCTGCTCACATGGCTGCACGAGGCCGACAGGTCGGTTCTTTCCGTTCATCCGAGAGGCGATACCGGTCGTCCGCGGCGCGGGGTGTTCAATACCCGTTCGCCTGCACGGCCCAACCCTGTGGGGCTGCACGAGGTACGCCTGACGGCAGTGGAAGACGGCAGGCTGAAAGTCGCCCCGCTGGAAGCGCTGGACGGTACGCCTGTCATTGATATCAAAACAAGTTTTGACCAGCGCAGCGGTACTGGCGGCGCAGCGTCGCATGCCGCGCCGCAGGGGGCAGCCGCCGTGCTGCGGCATGCCTGCCGTACCGCGTGGGAGCGCGGACTGCTTTCCGGTTTTAACGGCAACATCAGTCTGCGCATTGACAGCGACACCTGTCTTGTGACCTGTACCGGCTCTGTAAAGGGCGATCTGCATGCCGAAGATACGGCGCTGGTACGTATAGATTCCGGCGAACGGCTGGCGGGAGGCGTACCTTCTTCGGAGACGGCCATGCATCTGGCCATCTACCGCAGCCAGCCGCAGGCGCAGGCGGTGGTGCACACGCATCCGCCCTGCCTGCTGGCGCTGGGCATCCGCGTGGCAGCGGACGAACTGCTGCGTATTCCGGTGTACGAGTCGGACCTGATACGCAGGCGCATGACATCCGTTCCCGCGCATGCACCGGGCTCTCAGGAACTGGCACAGGCAGCGGGTGAGGCTGCGCGGACGCACGAAGCGGTGTACATGGAGCGGCACGGACTGGTGTGCTGGGCCGGTACCGTGCGTCAGGCGCTGGCGCTGAGTGAAGAAATAGAGCATCTTGCCGGAATGCACCTGCATGCGTCAGGCATATAG
- the hisI gene encoding phosphoribosyl-AMP cyclohydrolase — MTADLPDFVPDFEKTGGLVPAIAQDAVSGEVLMMAWMNEEAWHRTLTTGEAHYFSRSRGSLWHKGGTSGHTQHIRAVRLDCDSDTILLLVDQIGGAACHKGYKSCFFRELKDGEISVCSPLVFDPEEVYK, encoded by the coding sequence ATGACCGCAGACCTTCCCGATTTTGTTCCCGACTTTGAAAAAACGGGCGGCCTTGTTCCCGCCATCGCACAGGACGCCGTAAGCGGCGAAGTGCTGATGATGGCATGGATGAACGAGGAAGCATGGCACCGGACGCTTACCACCGGTGAAGCCCATTACTTCAGCCGCAGCCGTGGTTCGCTGTGGCATAAAGGCGGAACTTCGGGACATACCCAGCATATCAGGGCCGTGCGTCTTGACTGCGACAGCGACACCATTCTGCTGCTCGTGGACCAGATAGGCGGCGCGGCCTGCCATAAAGGGTACAAAAGCTGTTTTTTCCGTGAACTGAAGGATGGCGAGATTTCCGTATGCTCGCCCTTGGTGTTCGACCCTGAAGAGGTATATAAATAA
- the hisG gene encoding ATP phosphoribosyltransferase, whose product MSADTHIIKLGLPKGSLEQSTINLFAKSGWKIRQHHRNYFPEINDPEITARLCRVQEIPGYIEEGILDVGLTGKDWLLEQGSDVVVVSDLVYSKTSNRPASWVLAVAGDAPYQRPEDLAGKRIATELLGVTRRYFEDAGIPVNVFYSWGATEAKVVEGLADAIVEVTETGTTIKAHGLRVIAEVLLTNTVLIANRQAWEDPAKRQKIEQLDLLLQGALRAESLVGLKMNVPTGKLDAVLDKLPSLNSPTVASLRDGKWVAVEIVVDEGVVRDLIPELKDAGAEGIIEYALNKVI is encoded by the coding sequence ATGTCTGCAGATACACATATCATCAAGCTCGGCCTGCCCAAAGGCTCTCTGGAACAGTCCACCATCAATCTGTTTGCCAAATCCGGCTGGAAGATACGCCAGCATCACAGAAACTACTTTCCCGAAATCAACGACCCCGAGATCACGGCGCGTCTGTGCCGTGTGCAGGAGATTCCCGGATATATCGAGGAAGGCATTCTTGACGTGGGGCTGACCGGCAAGGACTGGCTGCTGGAACAGGGCTCGGACGTCGTGGTGGTTTCGGATCTTGTCTACTCTAAAACGTCCAACCGCCCCGCAAGCTGGGTGCTGGCCGTGGCAGGAGATGCTCCGTACCAGCGCCCCGAGGATCTGGCAGGCAAACGTATTGCCACCGAACTGCTGGGCGTGACCAGACGCTATTTTGAAGATGCGGGTATCCCCGTCAATGTGTTTTATTCATGGGGAGCCACAGAGGCCAAGGTTGTCGAAGGGCTTGCCGACGCCATTGTGGAGGTGACCGAGACAGGCACCACCATAAAAGCGCACGGGTTGCGGGTTATTGCTGAAGTGCTGCTGACGAACACTGTGCTTATTGCCAACCGGCAGGCATGGGAAGACCCGGCCAAGCGGCAGAAAATCGAACAGCTGGACCTGCTGCTGCAGGGCGCATTGCGGGCCGAATCGCTGGTGGGGCTTAAGATGAACGTGCCCACGGGCAAACTTGATGCAGTGCTGGACAAGCTGCCCAGCCTCAATTCACCTACGGTGGCCAGCCTGCGCGACGGCAAATGGGTGGCGGTTGAAATCGTGGTGGATGAAGGCGTGGTGCGCGACCTGATTCCCGAGCTGAAAGACGCAGGGGCAGAAGGCATCATCGAATACGCCCTGAATAAAGTCATCTGA
- the aroE gene encoding shikimate dehydrogenase: MTTPRIPRQLYGIIGYPLGHSMSPLLHNWGFELLGEQAAYMAFPVASEKLAEFICCARMLPVSGLSVTIPHKQAVMPLLDAVTPRAQAAGAVNTLFYDDGKLTGDNTDVYGFLHPLDLCGTAHAAALVLGAGGAANAVLAALTARGMCNVTVTNRNGDRARILAERFGVRCVAWEERHAVDADLVVNTTPLGMAGDRQAQTPLDPAFFSSRPAGLAYDLIYNPAQTFFLASAQAAGWRVLNGLDMFVAQGAEQFRIWRGRELPFAQARALIADALASGC, encoded by the coding sequence ATGACAACTCCGCGTATTCCACGGCAGCTTTACGGCATCATCGGATATCCTCTGGGCCATTCCATGAGCCCCTTGCTGCATAATTGGGGCTTTGAACTGCTGGGCGAGCAGGCCGCCTATATGGCTTTTCCCGTGGCGTCTGAAAAACTGGCGGAATTCATCTGCTGTGCACGTATGCTTCCTGTATCCGGGCTCAGTGTGACCATACCGCATAAGCAGGCGGTCATGCCGCTGCTGGACGCGGTGACCCCTCGTGCGCAGGCTGCCGGCGCGGTGAACACGCTTTTTTATGATGATGGAAAACTGACCGGCGATAATACGGATGTGTACGGCTTTCTGCATCCGCTGGATTTGTGCGGTACGGCGCATGCTGCCGCGCTGGTGCTGGGAGCCGGCGGGGCGGCCAATGCCGTGCTGGCCGCGCTGACTGCGCGGGGCATGTGCAATGTGACAGTGACCAACCGCAACGGCGACCGCGCCCGTATTCTGGCAGAGCGTTTCGGGGTGCGCTGTGTGGCGTGGGAGGAACGCCATGCCGTGGATGCGGATCTTGTGGTAAACACCACACCGCTGGGCATGGCCGGAGACCGGCAGGCGCAGACGCCGCTTGATCCGGCATTTTTCAGCTCCCGGCCCGCGGGGCTGGCCTATGATCTTATATACAATCCTGCACAGACGTTTTTTCTGGCATCGGCACAGGCGGCAGGCTGGCGGGTGTTGAACGGGCTGGACATGTTTGTCGCACAGGGGGCGGAACAATTCCGCATCTGGCGCGGTCGTGAGCTGCCCTTTGCGCAGGCACGCGCGCTTATCGCAGACGCGCTGGCTTCAGGCTGCTGA
- a CDS encoding copper resistance protein NlpE: MNRIPLLCLTLLVVLLGGCAAAQPEGHRTESSGYADAGHTARTALDWEGIYAGVIPCASCPGIEMRVTLAANGTYSWWQQYQEEEDPGTMIEGTFRWVDGFRVELDAAADHQMFFVGENQLFLLDREGNRVQGVLAPHYILKKSQYP, from the coding sequence ATGAACAGAATACCCTTGCTCTGCCTGACATTGCTGGTGGTTCTGCTGGGAGGCTGCGCAGCCGCGCAGCCGGAAGGACACCGGACAGAAAGTTCCGGCTATGCCGACGCCGGACATACAGCCCGCACCGCGCTGGACTGGGAAGGAATTTACGCGGGGGTCATCCCCTGTGCCAGCTGCCCCGGCATCGAAATGCGCGTAACACTGGCAGCAAACGGAACCTATTCATGGTGGCAGCAATATCAGGAAGAAGAAGACCCCGGCACCATGATAGAAGGCACCTTCCGCTGGGTTGACGGCTTCCGTGTGGAACTGGATGCCGCCGCGGATCACCAGATGTTCTTTGTTGGCGAAAATCAGCTTTTTCTGCTGGACCGCGAAGGCAACAGGGTGCAGGGAGTCCTTGCCCCCCACTACATACTGAAAAAATCACAGTACCCGTAA
- a CDS encoding DUF302 domain-containing protein: MDTREIVQIPCSADTLAVWKAFLSALSDSNMSVFAVFDHKQNAEDAGLTMPETKVVVFGNPAAGTPLMNQAPTLALELPLKVLVRETRSGCEIVYTPFSVTAARHGLSAGHAAPHTPNAPNAQDTTAIAQAIDAVDRLLAGLVQQACGSAITR; the protein is encoded by the coding sequence ATGGACACCAGAGAGATTGTGCAGATTCCGTGCAGCGCAGACACTCTTGCCGTCTGGAAAGCGTTTCTGAGCGCCCTCAGCGACAGTAACATGAGCGTCTTTGCCGTGTTTGACCACAAACAGAACGCGGAAGACGCCGGTCTGACCATGCCGGAGACAAAAGTAGTGGTGTTCGGCAACCCTGCTGCGGGCACACCGCTTATGAATCAGGCCCCCACACTGGCGCTGGAACTGCCGCTGAAGGTTCTTGTGCGCGAGACGCGTTCCGGCTGTGAAATAGTCTACACGCCGTTTTCCGTCACTGCGGCACGCCACGGGCTTTCCGCCGGTCATGCAGCCCCGCACACCCCGAATGCCCCGAATGCTCAGGATACTACGGCCATCGCCCAAGCCATTGATGCCGTAGACCGGCTGCTTGCCGGTCTGGTACAACAGGCGTGCGGCTCCGCCATAACCAGATAA
- a CDS encoding methyl-accepting chemotaxis protein, which translates to MALSAKNKIVLSVLSFFALVIIAMAAVSYQRFSESSNKAQHIKLETVATAVGKAVSEKTDTYFNALELAARMLAPVLSPHTPDDMEYRLSVLHALMLQTNVSEAYYGLRDGLTYTAKGQIRNFNAKDLGREWYVRIFNGEKRIITTPYTSSIGELVMAAGVPITKDGAVAGTLCANLAMNEITSFTRQVLDFKNVLLIRRDGFIMAAPDEKDIGKSLWDVIPDLKRYQGTTGTSRLSFTHGGQTYEGSLYYIDSLNWKVLAFESTAAIEKDSKENLYLTIGMAVTALLLSVLMVNLLASFLIFRPLGRGVAFAAAVSEGRLDETLDINRSDEVGVLAEALRTMVARLKEMITETEQKERAATQEAERARKATEQAEEARREALQATRRGILQATSQIEGVVKRIATNTEELSAQARQISSASDIQKARMTETAAAMEQMNASVMEVARNSGEAASNASAAHREAGRSAELVDKVAAAVNFLHKETQVMTTDLTELGAQADGIGMIMDVINDIADQTNLLALNAAIEAARAGDAGRGFAVVADEVRKLAEKTIGATKEVGDKIHAIQNSSRKSIRSMESASDAVEDAATLAGESGEAIKRILAYAEANATQVQSIATAAEEQSAASEQINQAVDEVAHITAETTQSMAESTAALEELAKMSGELQVIVENLKKS; encoded by the coding sequence ATGGCGTTAAGTGCAAAAAATAAAATTGTACTGAGTGTGTTATCTTTTTTCGCACTGGTCATCATCGCAATGGCCGCAGTTTCATACCAGCGCTTCAGCGAATCATCGAACAAAGCCCAGCATATCAAGCTGGAAACAGTGGCCACGGCCGTGGGCAAAGCTGTTTCGGAAAAAACCGATACATACTTCAACGCGCTGGAGCTTGCAGCGAGAATGCTTGCGCCGGTGTTAAGCCCTCATACCCCCGATGACATGGAGTACAGGCTTTCAGTGCTGCACGCCCTGATGCTGCAGACAAACGTGAGCGAAGCTTATTACGGCCTGCGCGACGGGCTGACCTACACGGCCAAGGGGCAGATACGCAACTTCAACGCAAAAGATCTGGGCCGCGAATGGTATGTAAGAATTTTCAACGGTGAAAAAAGAATCATCACAACGCCCTACACATCCTCCATCGGCGAACTGGTCATGGCCGCCGGTGTTCCCATAACAAAAGACGGGGCAGTGGCCGGCACGCTGTGCGCCAATCTGGCCATGAATGAAATCACAAGCTTCACCCGGCAGGTGCTGGATTTTAAAAATGTCCTGCTCATAAGGCGCGACGGCTTCATCATGGCGGCTCCCGACGAAAAGGACATCGGCAAAAGTCTGTGGGATGTCATTCCCGACCTGAAGAGATATCAGGGCACCACCGGAACCAGCCGGCTGTCGTTCACGCATGGCGGCCAGACGTATGAAGGAAGCCTGTACTACATAGACAGTCTCAACTGGAAAGTGCTGGCCTTTGAAAGCACTGCGGCCATTGAAAAAGACTCAAAAGAAAATCTGTACCTCACCATAGGCATGGCGGTAACGGCACTGCTTCTTTCTGTGCTTATGGTCAACCTGCTGGCTTCATTTCTCATATTCCGTCCGCTTGGCAGGGGCGTGGCATTTGCCGCCGCTGTTTCAGAAGGCAGGCTGGATGAAACGCTGGACATCAACCGCAGCGACGAAGTGGGTGTTCTTGCCGAGGCACTGCGCACCATGGTGGCACGGCTGAAAGAAATGATAACCGAAACGGAACAGAAAGAGCGCGCCGCCACGCAGGAGGCAGAACGCGCCCGCAAAGCTACCGAACAGGCCGAAGAAGCCCGCAGGGAAGCCCTGCAGGCCACAAGGCGCGGTATTCTGCAGGCCACATCGCAGATAGAGGGAGTGGTAAAACGCATTGCCACCAACACGGAAGAACTGTCAGCACAGGCGCGCCAGATCAGCAGTGCTTCAGATATCCAGAAGGCGCGCATGACAGAAACCGCAGCCGCCATGGAGCAGATGAACGCATCGGTCATGGAGGTTGCACGCAATTCCGGAGAGGCTGCCTCCAATGCTTCCGCCGCCCACCGCGAAGCCGGACGCAGCGCCGAACTGGTGGACAAAGTGGCCGCAGCGGTCAACTTTCTGCACAAGGAAACGCAGGTGATGACCACGGACCTGACAGAGCTTGGGGCACAGGCTGACGGCATCGGCATGATAATGGACGTCATAAACGACATAGCCGACCAGACAAACCTGCTGGCGCTTAATGCCGCCATAGAAGCCGCCCGCGCGGGCGACGCCGGAAGAGGCTTTGCCGTGGTGGCCGATGAAGTCCGCAAACTGGCCGAAAAAACCATCGGGGCCACCAAAGAGGTGGGTGACAAGATTCACGCCATCCAGAACTCTTCCAGAAAAAGTATCCGCTCCATGGAATCCGCTTCGGATGCAGTGGAAGACGCCGCAACACTGGCCGGAGAATCCGGCGAAGCCATCAAGCGGATTCTCGCCTATGCCGAGGCCAACGCCACGCAGGTGCAGTCCATCGCCACAGCGGCGGAAGAACAGTCCGCAGCGTCGGAACAGATAAATCAGGCTGTGGACGAGGTGGCGCACATTACTGCAGAAACGACGCAGAGCATGGCCGAATCCACTGCGGCTCTGGAAGAGCTTGCCAAAATGTCCGGCGAGCTGCAGGTTATCGTGGAAAATCTGAAAAAATCATAA